The Pseudomonas sp. B21-023 genomic interval AGGACCGCCAGGGCATCCTGCGCTCCATCGACCGCTGCACCGTGAAGAAAGTGGTGCAGACCGGCCCCGAGTTCATCATCGAGGAGGTCGACAACCTCGACGCCGACGCCCAGGCATTGCTGATGCCGGTGTCGGACACCACCACCTACATCCCCGGCAAGGACCTGCCGCTGGAGCAGACCATCGCCAACATGTCTGCCCTGCTGGCGGAGCTGGGGATGAAGATCGAGATTGCCTCGTGGCGCAACATCGTGCCCAACGTCTGGTCGCTGCACGTACGCGACGCGCAGTCGCCGATGTGCTTTACCAACGGCAAGGGCGCGACCAAGGAAGCGGCGCTGGCCTCGGCGCTGGGTGAGTTCATCGAGCGCTTGAACTGCAACTTCTTCTACAACGACCAGTTCTGGGGCGAGGACATCGCCAACGCCGCGTTCGTGCACTACCCCAACGAGCAGTGGTTCAAGCCTGGGCCCAAGGACGCGCTGCCGGCCGAGATCCTCGATGATTACTGCCTTGAGATCTTCAACCCCGACGGCGAGCTGCGCGGCTCGCACCTGTACGACACCAATTCGGGCAACAAGGAGCGCGGTATCTGCTCGCTGCCGTTCGTGCGCCAGTCGGACGGCGAGACGGTGTACTTCCCGTCCAACCTGATCGAGAACCTGTACCTGAGCAATGGCATGAGCGCCGGCAACACCCTGGCCGAGGCGCAGGTGCAGTGCCTGTCGGAGATCTTCGAGCGGGCAGTCAAGCGCGAGATCCTCGAAGGCGAGCTGTGCCTGCCGGACGTGCCGCAGGAGGTACTGGCCAAGTACCCGGGCATCGTCGCCGGCATCCAGGGGCTGGAGGAGCAGGGCTTCCCGGTGCTGGTCAAGGACGCGTCGCTGGGCGGTGAGTTCCCGGTGATGTGCGTGACCCTGATGAACCCGCGCACCGGCGGCGTGTTCGCTTCGTTCGGTGCCCACCCCAGCTTCGAGGTGGCGCTGGAACGCAGCCTCACCGAACTGCTTCAGGGCCGCAGCTTCGAGGGCCTGAACGATCTGCCGCAGCCGACCTTCGACAGCCTTGCGCTGACCGAGCCGAACAACTTCGTCGAGCACTTCATCGACTCCAGCGGCGTGGTGTCGTGGCGCTTCTTCAGCGCCAAGGCCGACTTCGAGTTCGTCGAGTGGGACTTCTCGGGCCACGGCGAGGACTCCAACCAGCAGGAGGCGCAGACGCTGTTCGGCATCCTCGAGGACCTGGGCAAGGAGGTGTACATGGCCGTGTACGACGACCTCGGCGCCACCGCCTGCCGCATCCTGGTGCCGGGCTATTCGGAGATCTACCCGGTCGAGGACCTGATCTGGGACAACACCAACCGGGCGCTGGGTTTCCGTGCCGACATCCTCAACCTGCACAAGCTGGACAACCGTTCGCTGAAGCTGCTGCTCAAGCGTCTGGACAATGCCGAGGTGGACGACTACACCACCATCACCACGCTGATCGGTGTCGAGTTCGACGACAACACGGTGTGGGGCCAGCTGACCATCCTCGAGCTGAAACTGCTGATTCACCTGGTGCTGCAGCGCTTCGAGGACGCCAAGGAACTGGTCGAGATGTTCCTGCAGTTCAACGACAACACCGTCGAGCGCGGGCTGTTCTACCAGGCGCTGAACGTGGTGCTGGAGGTGGTGCTGGACGATGATCTGGAGATGGCCGACTACGAGGCCAACTTCCGTCGCATGTTCGGCAACGAGCGGATGGACGCGGTGCTGGGCTCGGTGGATGGCAGCGTGCGTTTCCATGGCTTGACCCCGACCAGCATGAAGCTCGAGGGGCTGGACCGCCACCTGCGCCTGGTCGAGAGCTACAAGAAGCTGCATGCCGCACGGGCGAGGGCGGCTGGGTTGTACAACTGATCACGTCTTGAATGGCAAGGGCCGCGCAAAGCGGCCCTTTCTTTTTCGATCAGCGTCCTGCACGGTTCGTGTTTAATCCTTGCCGCTTTACCGACCTTCAGCTGCGACGATGCACCACAGTTGCGCACTGAACAGCGTTGGTCTTAGCTGTTGCGGGCCCGGCGAGCGGTTGTCGCCCGTCGGGGAAGGATTGTCAGGGATAGACCCAAGGAGAGTTGGATGAACAGGAAAATGCTGGCAGGCGCGATACTGCTGTGGATGTGCTCGATGACGGCGCAGGCCGATTGCGCGGTGCTGGGGCCGTGGGAGGACCCTTGTGCCGGCCCGGTGCTGGGCCCGACGACCTGCGTGTGCGAGCGCTGATCACCGCGAAGGTGCAGGGAAGAATCAATCATTGACCAGGAGTTTACCCATGAAGAAAGTCATGTTGGCTGTACTGCTGCTGTGGGGCTTTTCCGTGACGGCCCAGGCGTCGTGCCCGGTATTCGGCCCAGGCGAAGACCCTTGCGCGGGGCCTGTGTTCGGGCCTTCTACCTGCGAGTGCCCTTGATCTCATGGCCGTCTGAGACGACAGGCGCGAGCTTGCGCGACGGATAACGGGCGAAACTCAGGCCGGGCTGGTTGCGCAGCGATCACTACGTGTTTCAGGGGCTTGGAACATCTCGATGATCGTGCAGCCCGGCCAGTACCTCGGCGGCAGTGGTGACGTGGCCGAAATGGTGCTTCCACAGGTCGATGCCCAACTGCCCGGAGCGGTCCAGCGAAGAGCCCATGGTCAGGTCGGTGACCAGTGTCGGGGTAAGGCCCGCATCGAACAGGGCGAAGCCTGCGGCCAGCACGCAGGTCTCGGTCTGCAGCCCGCAGACCAGCACCCGCTCGACGCCGAGGCTTTTGATGTGGTCGAGGGTCTCGGCGGTCTGGCCGTAACCATGCTTGACGAACACCTTGTCCGCCTCGACCAGGGCCACGTCCTCGCTGGCCGGGTGCCAACCGAGCTGGCGCTGGAAAGGCGTGACCTGCTCGTCGTGCAGCTCGATCGAGGCGATGGTGGGGATATGCGCCGACAGCACGCGGATGCCATCCACCAGTTTCTCGGAGGGGCTGAAGGTGGATTGCACATCGACGATGAGCAGGACTTGCTGCATGGTGGCTTTCCGGGCGAGGTTCGAAGGCTGGCGAGTATACCGCCGCACGCCGGTTTTTTGCGGCAAGGGGCTCTCTATGAACGTGTCGCGTTCACCGGACAAGCCGATTCAGGGCCTCACCTGCAATTTCGCGGGTCAGTTTCTCTGCGCCCAGGTGCCTTCCCAGGCGTAACGCCTGCCCGGCCCACAGGTTGCTGAAATCACTGTTGCCTTGCGGGTCGCTGATTGCGCGCAGAGGCATGAGCGCGCCGCCGGCCAACGGGAAGCGTGGGGCCAGGGCGCTCATCGGGCCTAGCTCGCGCATGAGGCGGTTGTTGATGCCGCGGGCCGGGCGGCCGGTGAACAGGTTGGTCAGCGCGGTATCGCTGGCGGAGGCGCTGTCCAGGGCGTGGCGGTGCGCAGGTGAGACCTTGGCCTCGGGGCAGAACAGGTAGGCGGTGCCGATCTGCACCGCCGAGGCGCCCAGGGCCAGGGCGGCAAGCAGGCCGCGGTGATCAGCCACGCCGCCTGCCGCGATCACCGGCAGGCTCACCGCGTCGACGATCTGCGGCACCAGGGCGAAGGTGCCGATCTGGCTGGTGATGTCGCTGCTGAGGAACATGCCGCGATGGCCGCCGGCTTCATAGCCCATGGCGATGATCGCGTCGCAGCCATGCTGTTCCAGCCAGATCGCTTCCTCCACCGTGGTGGCGCTGGACAGCACCTTGGCACCTGCCGCCTTGACCCGCTCCAGCAGCGCCGGCGCTGGCAGGCCGAAGTGGAAGCTGACCACTTCCGGGCGCAGTTCCTCCACCAGCTTGCAGCTTTGTTCGTCAAAGGGCGCGCGATTGGACACCGGCGTCGGCGCCTCGAAGTCCGCGCCGACTTCCTCGTAGAAGGGCTTTAGCGCCTGTTTCCAGCGAGCGTCTTGCTCGGGGTCTGGCGCCGGCGGTTGGTGGCAGAAGAAGTTCAGGTTGAGCGGACCCTGGCAGGCGCTGCGAAAGGCTTCGATCTCGCCACGCAGCTGCTCGCTGGAGAGCATGGCGCAGGGCAGGGCGCCCAGGCCTCCGGCATGACCGACGGCAATGGCCATGGCTGAGCCGGTGGCGCCGGCCATGGGCGCCTGGAGGATAGGCAGCTCGATGTTCAGCAGGTCGAGGATGCGGCGGTCTGGCCAGGTGCTCATGGGCGACTCCTTGAGTGCGGTGGGATCCAGAGTGGCTACAGGGCCTTGCTGACCTGGATGTCGCTGATCTTGTCGGCGTCGTCGCCATGGATCTTGCGCAGGGCTTCCTGCGCCTGCGCCATGGAAGCGTCGGTCATCAGGGCGAAATCCCAGCGGCGTTCGCTGTCGAGCTTGTACTTGATCACGTACTTGATGGTCTGGGTCATGCTGGTCTCATCCGAGTTTCGACGACGAGCGACGAATGATCTTGATCTTGTGGGTCAGGGTTGGCTTGCGCGTCACGGAGATTGGGCGGGTGGTCACGGTGTCGATGGTGATGTTCCAGAAACCGGTGCTGGGTACGGTGATCTTTGCCGGGAATTTCTCGAAGTGGCCGCCGTGGTAGGTATGCCGGCCGCCATTCTTGAAACTGCGGAAGTTGGCGTCGTTCATCAGGCGGATGTTGCAGCGCTGGGAACACTCGATGACGACGATGTCGTCCTCGTTCAGGTGTTCGCGCTGGTGTACGAATTTCATGGGGCGCTCCGCAAGGATTGTTTCTGCAAACGCGAAAGATATCACGATGTGAGGTTACACTTGCGCCCGGGCTGACCAAGCCAAGGAGATTTCCGCCAGACGTGGGAGCAAAAACGCCTGGACGTGGTCAGAGGATGACTTTGAAGTTGGAGAGTGTGTGCATGAAATGGGTAGTAGCGGCAGCGGTGCTGGCATTGGGAGGCTGTGTCAGCGTGACGGAACTCGAGCAGTCCCACGCCACCTTGGACGTGATCTCTGGCAAGACGCCACGTGAATACGCCGACTGCGTGAAGCGCAAGCTGGCTGAAACGCGCGATCCGTTGCAAGAGGAGGTGCGTGGAGAAAACCTGCGCCTGACCGTGCCGCAGAAGCTGACGGTTGGCGTGGGCCCGGCGGCGCTGCTCGATATCGACAAGCGCGGCAGCGGCAGCGCGATCAAGGTCTACGAGCGGTTGAACAACTTCCCGCTGCGCCTGGGCGATGTGCGCACGGCCGCCACCCAATGCATCTCCGGTTCTTGATCCAGCTCAGTTAATCGGCAATTAGCTGGCGTATTGCCATTTTCCTTCCCGGCGGCACGTTGTCGCAGGCCGGGGAATAGGCCTAGTATTTCTGGGCTTATATCGTTTGAGCCTAAGCTTATAACAAGGAAATGGAGCCTCCGTGATGAAACCCCTGAGCCATGTCGTGATCGGCAGCCTGCTGATCTTGGCCTGGCCCTCGGCGCACGCTGCCGACGGCCAGAAAATCTTCAACCAGGGCGGGCAGAATCCCGCCGCCATGGCCTGCCTGGGCTGCCATGGCGCGGACGGCAAAGGCATCGCCGCCGCCGGCTTTCCCCGCCTTGCCGGCCTGCCCGCCGGCTATCTGAGCAAGCAATTGCAGGACTTTCGCAGTGGCAGCCGCAAGCAGGCGGTGATGGAGCCGCTGGCCAAGGCCCTGGACGATACGGAAATCGAAGCGATCAGCGCCTATTTGGCCAAGCTGCCGGCCGATGCCGCACCTGACACGCGGCGTCAGCAGATCACCACCGATCCGGTGGCCCGCCTGGCCATCTACGGCGACTGGAGCCGCAAGATTCCCGGTTGCGTGCAGTGCCATGGCCCGGGTGGCAGCGGTGTCGGCGAGCACTTCCCGCCGTTGGCCGGGCAGCCGGCCAGCTACCTGGTGGCACAGCTCAACGCCTGGCGCGATGGTAGCCGCAGCAACGACCCCAACCAGCTGATGGTCGATGTCGCCAAAGCGATGACCGATGCCGAGGTCAAGGCAGTTGCCGACTACTTCG includes:
- a CDS encoding OsmC domain/YcaO domain-containing protein; the encoded protein is MEIKVNFLDNLRLEAKFDDFTVIADQPIRYKGDGSAPGPFDYFLASSALCAAYFVKLYCQTRDIPTENIRLSQNNIVDPENRYNQIFKIQVELPEDISEKDRQGILRSIDRCTVKKVVQTGPEFIIEEVDNLDADAQALLMPVSDTTTYIPGKDLPLEQTIANMSALLAELGMKIEIASWRNIVPNVWSLHVRDAQSPMCFTNGKGATKEAALASALGEFIERLNCNFFYNDQFWGEDIANAAFVHYPNEQWFKPGPKDALPAEILDDYCLEIFNPDGELRGSHLYDTNSGNKERGICSLPFVRQSDGETVYFPSNLIENLYLSNGMSAGNTLAEAQVQCLSEIFERAVKREILEGELCLPDVPQEVLAKYPGIVAGIQGLEEQGFPVLVKDASLGGEFPVMCVTLMNPRTGGVFASFGAHPSFEVALERSLTELLQGRSFEGLNDLPQPTFDSLALTEPNNFVEHFIDSSGVVSWRFFSAKADFEFVEWDFSGHGEDSNQQEAQTLFGILEDLGKEVYMAVYDDLGATACRILVPGYSEIYPVEDLIWDNTNRALGFRADILNLHKLDNRSLKLLLKRLDNAEVDDYTTITTLIGVEFDDNTVWGQLTILELKLLIHLVLQRFEDAKELVEMFLQFNDNTVERGLFYQALNVVLEVVLDDDLEMADYEANFRRMFGNERMDAVLGSVDGSVRFHGLTPTSMKLEGLDRHLRLVESYKKLHAARARAAGLYN
- a CDS encoding cysteine hydrolase family protein, translating into MQQVLLIVDVQSTFSPSEKLVDGIRVLSAHIPTIASIELHDEQVTPFQRQLGWHPASEDVALVEADKVFVKHGYGQTAETLDHIKSLGVERVLVCGLQTETCVLAAGFALFDAGLTPTLVTDLTMGSSLDRSGQLGIDLWKHHFGHVTTAAEVLAGLHDHRDVPSP
- a CDS encoding nitronate monooxygenase family protein — protein: MSTWPDRRILDLLNIELPILQAPMAGATGSAMAIAVGHAGGLGALPCAMLSSEQLRGEIEAFRSACQGPLNLNFFCHQPPAPDPEQDARWKQALKPFYEEVGADFEAPTPVSNRAPFDEQSCKLVEELRPEVVSFHFGLPAPALLERVKAAGAKVLSSATTVEEAIWLEQHGCDAIIAMGYEAGGHRGMFLSSDITSQIGTFALVPQIVDAVSLPVIAAGGVADHRGLLAALALGASAVQIGTAYLFCPEAKVSPAHRHALDSASASDTALTNLFTGRPARGINNRLMRELGPMSALAPRFPLAGGALMPLRAISDPQGNSDFSNLWAGQALRLGRHLGAEKLTREIAGEALNRLVR
- a CDS encoding DUF1883 domain-containing protein — protein: MKFVHQREHLNEDDIVVIECSQRCNIRLMNDANFRSFKNGGRHTYHGGHFEKFPAKITVPSTGFWNITIDTVTTRPISVTRKPTLTHKIKIIRRSSSKLG
- a CDS encoding cytochrome c, which gives rise to MKPLSHVVIGSLLILAWPSAHAADGQKIFNQGGQNPAAMACLGCHGADGKGIAAAGFPRLAGLPAGYLSKQLQDFRSGSRKQAVMEPLAKALDDTEIEAISAYLAKLPADAAPDTRRQQITTDPVARLAIYGDWSRKIPGCVQCHGPGGSGVGEHFPPLAGQPASYLVAQLNAWRDGSRSNDPNQLMVDVAKAMTDAEVKAVADYFAQPASQEVKP